A single window of Acetobacteraceae bacterium DNA harbors:
- a CDS encoding xanthine dehydrogenase family protein molybdopterin-binding subunit — MSKTPSLSSSQNNAKLLNLSRRGFLGSSVGAFVMGISFPKANAATKTKEAGTDVQAFLEIRPDNTILFRSPFNEGGQGIFTSMAQLVGEELDLAPEKFVVENAPPGDTFRVIPKELCPPGRWTGGSMSVRTSHLTMRRLGALTRKMLLEAAAQKLHVPLSNLKTDDGKVICEKLGKSFSYGTLAPLALKLPVPNIETITLKDESQFRWIGKALKRLDVKDKATGKAVYSIDITVNGMMHAAIQHAPRLGMTAGQFYNEAQVKEMRGVHSIHRLEGAVAVVAPHWWEAKLAVEALQVDWQEPAHDSNVRYMPADFSTEKFREFMAKQKHSGETSEEAGDIKTAFSKAATLVQATGSSQYLRHAQLEPPSALARFNKDGSLELWMPNQQPEVFQEDAAKRAGLPIEKVILHSPLLGGFFGRHFLVHTTTVYPQAIALAKATGKPIKVIWSREEEFLRDSARPMSVVHFKGALDSKGIPTAIEAIAVTEGPTEGIANKKASPPDPTAVEGLTEKSYDIPHRRIAQLYVKTPVMLSYWRSVGHSMNDFFYETFLDELAEKGRQDPYQLRLHLLANNPRLTNLLKGVAELSGGWKSGVFTAADGSRRARGIGMASSFGSEAAAIAEVSIENGEVRVHHVWQAIDPGKVINPAIIEAQVNSGTALALSQVLMEELAYQDGMPIARNYDLYPILPPHRMAKVHVKIIESGEKIGGIGEPPLPPVPPAVANAVSTLTGKRIRSMPLSQYKF; from the coding sequence ATGAGCAAAACCCCCTCTCTTTCTTCTTCGCAAAATAACGCAAAACTTTTAAATCTCTCACGCCGGGGATTTCTCGGCTCCTCTGTTGGTGCCTTTGTCATGGGGATTTCCTTTCCCAAGGCGAATGCCGCCACAAAAACAAAAGAAGCCGGCACGGATGTGCAGGCCTTTCTTGAAATTCGACCGGACAATACCATCCTTTTCCGCTCTCCTTTTAACGAAGGCGGACAAGGTATTTTTACAAGTATGGCACAACTTGTCGGTGAAGAGCTTGACCTTGCGCCTGAAAAATTTGTTGTTGAAAATGCCCCGCCCGGCGATACATTTCGCGTTATCCCAAAAGAGCTTTGTCCGCCCGGACGCTGGACTGGCGGCAGTATGTCGGTGCGTACCAGCCACCTTACAATGCGCAGGCTTGGCGCTCTCACACGGAAAATGCTCTTAGAAGCGGCGGCTCAAAAGCTCCACGTGCCACTTTCTAACCTGAAAACGGATGATGGAAAAGTCATTTGCGAAAAGCTTGGAAAAAGCTTTTCTTATGGGACGCTCGCACCGCTTGCGCTTAAGCTTCCTGTTCCCAATATTGAAACCATCACGCTCAAAGACGAAAGTCAATTCCGTTGGATTGGCAAGGCGCTCAAGCGCCTTGATGTTAAAGACAAGGCCACCGGCAAGGCAGTGTATTCCATTGATATCACTGTCAATGGGATGATGCATGCAGCCATCCAACATGCGCCAAGACTGGGAATGACCGCTGGACAATTTTACAATGAGGCGCAAGTCAAAGAAATGCGCGGTGTCCATTCTATTCATCGCTTGGAGGGAGCTGTTGCCGTTGTTGCTCCCCATTGGTGGGAAGCCAAATTAGCTGTCGAAGCCCTTCAGGTCGATTGGCAGGAGCCTGCACATGATTCCAATGTCCGCTATATGCCGGCGGATTTCTCCACAGAGAAATTTCGTGAATTTATGGCAAAACAAAAACATAGCGGTGAAACGAGTGAAGAGGCTGGCGATATTAAAACAGCTTTTTCAAAGGCTGCTACCCTTGTCCAAGCAACAGGCTCAAGTCAATATTTACGTCATGCACAGCTAGAACCTCCCTCTGCTTTGGCTCGTTTTAACAAAGATGGCTCTCTTGAACTCTGGATGCCTAATCAGCAGCCAGAAGTTTTTCAAGAAGATGCCGCCAAGCGAGCAGGCCTTCCAATCGAAAAAGTCATTCTCCATAGCCCGCTTTTAGGCGGTTTCTTTGGCCGACATTTTTTAGTGCATACGACAACCGTCTATCCACAGGCAATCGCCCTTGCCAAAGCGACTGGAAAACCAATTAAAGTCATTTGGAGCCGTGAGGAAGAATTCTTAAGAGATTCTGCTCGCCCTATGTCTGTTGTGCATTTTAAAGGTGCGCTAGATTCAAAAGGCATCCCCACTGCCATCGAAGCGATTGCCGTTACCGAGGGACCAACCGAAGGTATTGCCAATAAAAAGGCTTCTCCTCCAGACCCGACGGCAGTCGAGGGACTAACAGAAAAATCCTACGATATTCCGCATCGCCGCATTGCCCAGCTTTATGTTAAAACCCCGGTAATGCTGAGCTATTGGCGATCTGTCGGCCATTCAATGAATGATTTCTTTTATGAAACCTTTCTCGATGAATTGGCTGAAAAAGGACGACAAGATCCCTACCAACTCCGCTTACATCTCCTTGCCAATAATCCACGTTTAACAAATCTGCTCAAAGGCGTCGCAGAACTTTCCGGCGGCTGGAAAAGCGGTGTCTTTACAGCCGCAGACGGATCACGCCGTGCAAGAGGGATTGGCATGGCCTCTTCCTTTGGTTCCGAAGCCGCCGCTATCGCAGAAGTCTCTATTGAAAATGGGGAAGTCCGTGTTCATCATGTTTGGCAGGCTATTGACCCCGGAAAAGTAATTAACCCTGCCATTATTGAGGCGCAGGTCAATAGCGGAACCGCCCTCGCACTCTCACAGGTTCTTATGGAAGAATTGGCGTATCAAGACGGAATGCCTATAGCGAGAAACTATGATCTTTATCCAATCCTCCCTCCCCATCGCATGGCAAAAGTCCAT
- a CDS encoding (2Fe-2S)-binding protein — protein MKLIVNGVKHQLDVTPDTPLLWVLRDNLALTGTKYGCGLAQCGACTVFIDGKSMRSCVTPVGTLEGKSITTIETIEADAFGKKLVEAWVKYQVPQCGYCQSGQVMAAAALLKNNPRPTEKEIESAMTNLCRCGTYNAIKAAIRDVAGISEEAKK, from the coding sequence ATGAAATTGATTGTCAATGGCGTGAAGCATCAGCTTGATGTTACCCCCGATACCCCTTTACTCTGGGTTTTACGTGACAATCTTGCTTTAACAGGCACAAAATACGGCTGTGGTCTTGCGCAATGCGGTGCCTGCACTGTTTTTATCGATGGAAAATCCATGCGATCTTGCGTTACCCCTGTTGGAACCTTAGAAGGCAAAAGCATCACGACAATTGAAACGATCGAAGCAGATGCGTTCGGTAAAAAACTTGTCGAGGCTTGGGTCAAGTATCAAGTGCCACAATGCGGCTATTGCCAATCTGGACAAGTCATGGCTGCCGCTGCTCTTCTCAAAAACAATCCTCGCCCAACAGAAAAAGAAATTGAATCCGCTATGACCAATCTTTGCCGTTGCGGAACTTATAATGCCATCAAGGCTGCCATTCGTGATGTCGCCGGCATTTCAGAAGAAGCAAAGAAATAA
- a CDS encoding glycerol dehydrogenase: protein MAEQQTVYSSSVPYLLASPSKFCIGAGLLSRLENTVKDFGDNLFIISDAFILPKIEKESLPHLKKSKLQVHVEEFQCECSEAEIKRNCSLAKEKKANVIVGIGGGKTLDTAKAVAFYTKNPVILYPTIASTDAPCTALAVVYGEDGSFSHYLYIPQNPNAVLVDTNIVAAAPARFFSAGVGDALSTWFEARAVWRSHGLNLLHHHCTRTALGIAKLCFEILSENIELAMESAECHVPTPAFQQVVEATIYLSGIGAESAGLAAAHAVHNGMCIVPELHHCQHGEKVIFGLLVQLVLENAPKEEIEEVARIAKYAHLPLTLEALGVKKFDPEIWREVAKISCDDADTMKNMPTKPNAEEVYAAILAADKLGRRLSV, encoded by the coding sequence ATGGCAGAACAACAGACGGTATATTCTTCTTCAGTTCCTTATCTGTTGGCCTCTCCGAGTAAGTTTTGTATCGGTGCAGGTTTGCTTTCAAGGCTGGAAAATACAGTAAAAGATTTCGGAGATAATCTTTTTATTATTTCAGATGCGTTTATTTTACCCAAAATAGAGAAAGAATCTCTTCCACATTTGAAGAAAAGCAAGCTTCAGGTGCATGTAGAGGAATTTCAGTGTGAATGTAGCGAGGCAGAAATTAAGCGTAACTGCTCTCTCGCAAAGGAAAAAAAGGCGAATGTGATCGTTGGTATCGGCGGTGGAAAGACGCTGGATACAGCCAAAGCGGTTGCTTTTTATACCAAAAATCCAGTGATTTTATATCCGACGATTGCCTCGACGGATGCGCCCTGTACAGCGCTCGCTGTTGTGTATGGTGAGGATGGTAGTTTCTCCCATTATCTTTATATTCCACAAAATCCTAATGCTGTTTTGGTGGACACAAACATCGTTGCAGCGGCACCTGCTAGGTTTTTTTCCGCAGGGGTTGGGGATGCGCTCTCAACTTGGTTTGAGGCACGTGCCGTTTGGCGTTCCCATGGATTGAATTTGCTGCATCATCATTGCACGAGGACGGCATTGGGCATTGCAAAACTTTGTTTTGAGATTTTATCTGAAAATATTGAATTGGCGATGGAGAGTGCGGAATGCCATGTTCCAACCCCTGCTTTTCAGCAGGTTGTGGAGGCAACGATTTATTTAAGTGGTATCGGTGCAGAATCAGCAGGGCTTGCGGCGGCGCATGCCGTGCATAATGGCATGTGCATTGTGCCGGAACTTCATCATTGTCAGCACGGGGAAAAAGTGATTTTTGGTCTTCTGGTGCAGCTTGTACTTGAAAATGCCCCAAAGGAAGAAATTGAGGAGGTCGCAAGAATTGCTAAATATGCACATTTACCGCTAACGCTTGAGGCACTTGGTGTTAAAAAATTCGATCCGGAAATTTGGAGAGAAGTTGCAAAAATTTCCTGTGATGATGCCGATACAATGAAAAACATGCCAACAAAACCGAACGCCGAAGAAGTTTATGCGGCTATTTTAGCGGCGGATAAACTTGGCAGACGCTTATCAGTGTAA
- a CDS encoding XdhC family protein: MEKMSPQSLKKIHPKAALLTDRPTEIFTFILEAFEAQQKCTLISLVDIIQGSSRALGAHMAVREDGLYCGFVSGGCVENAVAQEALTAISENKDRFCHFGKGSPHFDIVLPCGGGIKLAIHLLKDAKPITEILSFLRQRKSCFLTYHPQEKSLTATYGKEKSGWTGNHFYIAYRPATRLFLSGGAYETEILAEIADSAGFEVSHPATNTPNEILRHLEDWTDENTAIALLHHDPERELPILEKALKTKAFYIGCLGSVQTHERRKKHLMNKGFSSQKIAKIHAPIGLFGPARNARPLAVSIVAEIMKSADNYSLP, translated from the coding sequence ATGGAAAAAATGTCACCCCAAAGCCTAAAAAAAATCCATCCCAAGGCTGCGCTTCTAACAGATCGTCCGACAGAGATCTTTACCTTCATTCTTGAGGCGTTTGAGGCGCAGCAAAAATGCACCCTCATTAGCTTAGTCGATATTATTCAAGGCTCCTCAAGAGCACTTGGGGCACATATGGCAGTCCGTGAAGATGGACTTTATTGCGGTTTTGTTTCAGGGGGCTGTGTCGAGAATGCCGTCGCTCAAGAGGCGCTTACAGCAATCTCAGAAAACAAAGACCGTTTCTGCCATTTCGGCAAAGGATCACCCCATTTTGATATTGTCCTCCCCTGTGGCGGAGGTATTAAACTTGCCATTCATCTTTTAAAAGACGCAAAACCGATCACGGAAATTCTTTCCTTCTTGAGACAAAGAAAATCCTGTTTTTTAACCTACCATCCACAAGAGAAAAGCCTTACCGCCACTTACGGCAAGGAAAAAAGCGGCTGGACAGGCAATCATTTTTACATCGCCTACCGCCCTGCAACCCGCTTGTTTCTGTCAGGCGGTGCCTATGAGACAGAAATTTTAGCCGAAATTGCGGACAGCGCAGGATTTGAGGTCAGCCACCCCGCAACAAACACACCAAACGAAATTCTCAGACATTTAGAGGATTGGACAGATGAGAATACGGCCATTGCACTTCTCCATCATGATCCGGAACGAGAACTGCCAATCCTTGAAAAAGCGCTCAAAACAAAAGCCTTTTATATTGGCTGCCTCGGCAGTGTACAGACCCATGAAAGACGTAAAAAACATTTGATGAACAAAGGATTCTCTTCGCAAAAAATAGCTAAAATCCATGCCCCAATCGGCCTCTTCGGCCCAGCACGCAACGCCCGTCCCCTCGCTGTCTCCATCGTGGCGGAAATTATGAAGAGTGCCGATAACTATTCTTTGCCATAA
- a CDS encoding tyrosine recombinase XerC gives MNINASPLPLLTPDLRHLWQKWGAWLALEKKLSPLTLEAYQQDVERAMRFFLGNLPGTIDAKRLSTLEKPILNRWLAWEMNQTFAKNPQNSKEGVKRSQARRLSSLRSFFRWLEQEKNLENSAVFRLRGPRLSKSLPRPLNVKEALAAPEEIASGQKKPELILRDIALFSLLYGAGLRIGEALKLNIGQIRNFKGTSLRIIGKGNKERLVPLIPEVIKPLRKYLEVRDPLQGLDADEPFFIGAKGGRLQAGIAQKSMREWRRQSGLPESATPHALRHSFATHLLSNGADLRVIQELLGHASLASTQIYTLVDEKSLLETWKKCHPKA, from the coding sequence ATGAATATAAATGCTTCCCCTCTTCCACTACTGACGCCAGATTTACGCCATTTATGGCAAAAATGGGGCGCTTGGCTTGCCCTTGAGAAAAAACTCTCCCCCCTTACTTTAGAAGCTTATCAGCAAGATGTTGAGCGGGCGATGCGTTTTTTTCTTGGAAATCTTCCCGGTACCATAGATGCCAAAAGGCTTTCAACCCTTGAAAAACCCATTCTCAACCGTTGGCTAGCTTGGGAAATGAACCAAACTTTTGCCAAGAATCCACAAAATAGCAAAGAAGGCGTTAAGCGGAGCCAAGCCAGACGACTTTCCTCCCTTCGCTCTTTTTTCAGATGGTTAGAACAGGAGAAAAACCTCGAAAACAGCGCTGTTTTTCGCCTAAGAGGGCCAAGATTAAGTAAAAGCCTGCCACGTCCGCTCAATGTCAAAGAGGCACTGGCCGCACCGGAAGAAATTGCCAGCGGACAAAAAAAACCTGAACTTATTTTGCGTGATATTGCCCTTTTCTCCCTTCTTTATGGCGCTGGATTGCGTATTGGCGAGGCACTGAAGCTTAATATTGGACAGATCCGCAATTTCAAAGGCACTTCTTTAAGAATTATCGGCAAAGGCAATAAGGAAAGGCTTGTTCCCCTCATTCCTGAAGTCATTAAACCGCTCCGCAAATATTTAGAAGTTAGAGATCCGCTTCAAGGACTCGATGCCGATGAGCCCTTTTTTATCGGTGCCAAAGGCGGACGCCTCCAAGCCGGTATCGCACAAAAATCTATGCGGGAATGGCGGCGGCAATCAGGACTACCAGAAAGCGCCACCCCCCATGCGTTGCGCCATTCTTTTGCCACCCATCTCCTCTCAAATGGTGCCGATTTGAGAGTCATCCAAGAATTACTCGGTCATGCAAGTCTTGCCTCAACGCAAATTTATACCCTCGTGGATGAAAAAAGCCTGCTGGAAACATGGAAAAAATGTCACCCCAAAGCCTAA
- a CDS encoding primosomal protein N', whose product MKKDIALSLKEKEDDLGHRIHVLLRRPFETALEYRYVVPLPPGRFVRVPLGRSEVIGCVWDQGSDVPKELAPIAPKSWPMKKLRPISAVLDFPALPLSLRRFVNWASAYYLMPPGMMLGPVIRMVEFLILNGKGAEKRGWRQTQKIIPQDFKVTKQRQAVLDVVAGGEIFSTETLLAKSGVGVSVLKKLEDAALLEKVALPSLGEVELDPFFKKPNLSPEQAAAGHFLREMVKKSEFQTDLLQGITGSGKTEIYFEAIAQALEEKKQVLVLLPEIALTAQWKKRFKARFGSAPLVWHSELTPRARSKVFEEALSERPCLIVGARSALFLPFTHLGLIVIDEEHEATFKQEEGVIYHGRDMGILRANLEKCPVILASATPSLETLMNAQAGRYHWQKITERYGAAVPPSIEMIDLKEASPEKGDFLSPKLIEEVKATLGRGEQALLFLNRRGYAPLTLCRKCGFRFRCDCCSAWLVQHQQRRRMQCHHCDHVTAVPVSCPECGSEEDLATIGPGVERIAEEAFRHFPEAHQLCMTSDLTTSQMQMQEMVGKIESGEINLLIGTQLVAKGWHFPKLTLVGAVDADLGLGGGDLRAGERTMQLLSQVAGRAGRAEKPGKVYLQTYLPEHPVMQSLQKGDFESFMQLEEAARRPGFWPPYGRLAAIVIISENLKQAEDYAWKLGACAPQGEGVVVLGPAPAPLSFLRGQHRYRLLLRVKRGIALQPVLREWLSREKMPKHLRVDIDIDPVSFL is encoded by the coding sequence ATGAAAAAGGATATTGCCCTATCTTTAAAAGAAAAAGAAGATGATCTTGGCCATCGTATTCATGTTTTGCTCCGACGCCCTTTTGAAACAGCGTTAGAGTATCGCTATGTGGTTCCTTTACCGCCGGGGCGTTTTGTCCGTGTGCCGCTTGGGCGCAGCGAGGTGATCGGCTGTGTTTGGGACCAGGGTTCAGATGTGCCCAAGGAGCTTGCGCCGATTGCGCCGAAATCATGGCCTATGAAAAAACTTCGTCCCATTTCGGCAGTGCTGGACTTTCCAGCTCTTCCGCTCTCTTTACGGCGTTTTGTGAATTGGGCATCCGCTTATTATCTGATGCCACCGGGGATGATGCTTGGCCCTGTGATTCGCATGGTTGAGTTTCTAATTCTCAATGGCAAAGGGGCAGAAAAAAGGGGCTGGCGGCAGACGCAAAAAATTATACCGCAAGATTTTAAAGTGACAAAACAACGTCAGGCCGTTTTGGATGTTGTTGCTGGGGGAGAAATTTTCTCGACAGAAACACTTTTGGCAAAATCAGGTGTAGGTGTTTCTGTTTTAAAGAAATTGGAGGACGCCGCTCTCTTAGAAAAAGTTGCTTTGCCGTCTCTCGGAGAGGTCGAGCTTGACCCCTTTTTTAAAAAGCCGAATCTTTCGCCAGAGCAGGCTGCTGCTGGCCATTTTTTGCGAGAAATGGTTAAAAAATCTGAATTTCAAACCGATTTATTGCAGGGGATTACAGGCTCAGGAAAGACGGAGATTTATTTTGAGGCGATTGCGCAAGCTTTAGAAGAGAAAAAGCAGGTTTTGGTTTTACTGCCTGAAATTGCGCTCACAGCCCAATGGAAAAAACGCTTTAAAGCACGCTTTGGAAGCGCCCCTTTGGTTTGGCATTCAGAACTCACACCAAGGGCACGTTCCAAAGTTTTTGAAGAGGCGCTTTCCGAAAGGCCCTGTTTGATTGTCGGGGCGAGATCGGCTCTTTTTCTGCCTTTTACCCATCTTGGTTTAATTGTGATTGATGAGGAGCATGAGGCGACATTTAAGCAAGAGGAAGGGGTGATTTATCATGGGCGTGATATGGGAATTTTACGGGCAAATCTTGAAAAATGCCCTGTTATTTTAGCCTCTGCAACTCCTTCGCTCGAAACGCTTATGAATGCGCAGGCTGGGCGTTACCATTGGCAAAAAATTACGGAACGTTATGGGGCGGCGGTGCCGCCTTCGATTGAAATGATTGATCTGAAAGAGGCTTCGCCGGAAAAGGGAGATTTTCTTTCTCCGAAACTTATCGAAGAGGTTAAGGCGACTTTGGGACGGGGGGAGCAGGCGTTACTTTTTCTTAATCGCCGGGGATATGCCCCGTTGACGCTTTGCCGGAAATGCGGTTTTCGGTTCCGGTGTGATTGCTGTTCGGCTTGGCTTGTGCAGCATCAGCAGCGACGCCGGATGCAATGCCATCATTGCGATCATGTGACAGCTGTGCCTGTTTCTTGTCCGGAATGCGGTTCGGAAGAGGATCTTGCAACAATCGGTCCGGGGGTGGAACGGATTGCAGAAGAGGCGTTTCGGCATTTTCCGGAGGCGCATCAGCTCTGTATGACGTCGGATTTAACCACTTCCCAAATGCAAATGCAGGAAATGGTAGGAAAAATTGAGTCGGGAGAGATTAATCTTTTAATCGGGACGCAGCTGGTTGCCAAAGGATGGCATTTTCCAAAATTGACTTTGGTTGGGGCGGTTGATGCTGATCTTGGTTTGGGCGGGGGGGATTTACGGGCAGGAGAGCGTACCATGCAGCTTTTAAGTCAGGTGGCAGGTCGTGCTGGCCGTGCTGAAAAGCCCGGAAAAGTCTATTTACAGACATATCTGCCAGAACATCCTGTCATGCAATCTTTGCAAAAGGGTGATTTTGAAAGCTTCATGCAGCTAGAGGAGGCTGCACGCCGTCCGGGATTTTGGCCGCCTTATGGACGCTTGGCCGCTATTGTGATTATTTCTGAAAATTTAAAACAGGCGGAAGATTATGCTTGGAAACTTGGGGCTTGTGCGCCGCAAGGAGAGGGGGTTGTTGTGTTGGGGCCTGCACCTGCGCCGCTGAGTTTTTTGCGTGGTCAGCATCGTTATCGTCTTTTATTGCGGGTGAAGCGGGGGATTGCCTTGCAGCCAGTTTTGCGGGAGTGGCTTTCAAGAGAGAAGATGCCAAAGCATCTTCGTGTGGATATAGACATTGATCCTGTTTCTTTTTTGTAG
- the ssb gene encoding single-stranded DNA-binding protein, translated as MAGLNKACILGNLGVDPESRMMQNGKKVVNLRIATSQSWTDRASGERKERTEWHRIVIFNERLGEIAEKYLQKGRSVYVEGELRTRSWTDQTGQEKYTTEIVLDAFRGELVLVGGNGGGEGRSSSYGGDFASSPRQAAAPSRKQESSWDVPSDNHLDDDIPF; from the coding sequence ATGGCAGGATTAAATAAAGCATGCATCCTCGGTAATTTAGGCGTAGATCCTGAATCTCGTATGATGCAGAATGGCAAAAAAGTTGTAAATCTTCGGATCGCAACCTCTCAAAGCTGGACAGACCGTGCCAGCGGTGAGCGTAAAGAGCGTACGGAATGGCATCGCATTGTTATTTTTAATGAACGTCTTGGAGAGATTGCTGAGAAATATCTTCAGAAAGGGCGCTCTGTGTATGTAGAGGGAGAGCTTCGTACCCGTTCTTGGACAGATCAGACTGGACAGGAAAAATACACGACGGAAATCGTCCTAGATGCTTTTAGAGGAGAGCTTGTCCTTGTCGGCGGTAATGGTGGCGGTGAAGGTCGCTCCTCTTCTTATGGCGGTGATTTTGCATCTTCTCCACGTCAAGCGGCGGCACCTTCTCGCAAACAGGAATCCTCTTGGGATGTCCCTTCGGACAATCATTTGGATGATGATATTCCGTTCTAG
- a CDS encoding 6-carboxytetrahydropterin synthase gives MIHSHFTLEFTRRFAMAHRLITGTSEACAIPHGHNEYVTLFLTKGPNHQGERLDGKENMLMPFAQAKKRWHHFIDNHVDHVFQLSDKDPLLDFFKEKEPERLQRIMVTPGDPTTEMLAALLLSKANQFLKEDGGLLAAKAILIEETPTNSVRFEGNPADILPNLPTKENGYWWERADNSISNFTS, from the coding sequence ATGATACATTCTCACTTCACGCTTGAATTTACACGCCGCTTTGCAATGGCTCACCGTCTCATTACGGGGACAAGTGAGGCTTGTGCCATTCCGCATGGCCATAATGAATATGTTACGCTTTTTCTCACAAAAGGCCCCAATCACCAAGGGGAGCGCTTAGATGGAAAAGAAAATATGCTCATGCCTTTTGCACAGGCAAAAAAACGCTGGCATCATTTTATTGATAACCATGTCGATCATGTCTTTCAGCTTTCCGATAAAGATCCCTTACTGGACTTCTTTAAAGAAAAAGAGCCGGAACGCCTCCAACGTATTATGGTCACCCCCGGTGACCCGACAACAGAAATGCTTGCGGCCCTGCTTCTTTCAAAAGCCAACCAATTTTTAAAAGAAGACGGTGGACTGCTTGCAGCCAAAGCCATTTTAATTGAGGAAACGCCGACCAATAGTGTCAGGTTTGAGGGCAATCCCGCAGACATCCTGCCAAACCTTCCTACAAAAGAAAACGGCTATTGGTGGGAACGTGCCGACAACAGCATTTCTAATTTCACATCTTAA
- the queC gene encoding 7-cyano-7-deazaguanine synthase QueC yields MSTSLSSSHKSVLVLFSGGQDSAICLADALSRFDRVETVGFYYGQRHEIELECRQNIRKKLPLIKPEWAEKLGEDHLLDLSALGEISETSLTRETEIKLNQQGLPSSFVPGRNIIFLTFSAALATRRNISNIIAGICQTDYSGYPDCRDDFFKSMQVTLNLGMAEQFHLHAPLMWIDKAQSWELAEKTGGKELVDFINEESHSCYLGERGERQEWGYGCGTCPACELRAQGWQEYRAKKS; encoded by the coding sequence ATGTCGACATCTCTTTCCTCCTCTCATAAATCTGTCTTGGTTCTTTTCTCTGGCGGCCAAGATTCAGCCATTTGCTTAGCCGATGCCCTCTCTCGTTTTGATCGTGTCGAAACAGTTGGATTTTACTATGGGCAACGCCATGAGATTGAACTGGAGTGCCGCCAAAATATTCGCAAAAAACTTCCCCTCATCAAACCCGAATGGGCAGAGAAACTTGGCGAAGATCACCTTTTAGACCTCTCCGCCTTGGGAGAAATTTCTGAAACTTCCCTAACACGTGAGACAGAAATTAAGCTGAATCAGCAGGGACTTCCAAGCTCCTTTGTCCCCGGACGTAATATTATTTTTCTTACCTTTTCTGCCGCCTTGGCTACGAGACGAAATATTTCCAATATTATTGCCGGTATCTGTCAAACAGATTATTCGGGCTATCCTGACTGCCGTGACGATTTCTTTAAATCTATGCAGGTGACGCTTAATTTAGGTATGGCAGAACAATTTCACCTTCATGCGCCCCTCATGTGGATTGATAAAGCGCAAAGCTGGGAACTCGCAGAGAAAACAGGCGGTAAAGAACTTGTTGATTTTATCAATGAAGAAAGCCATAGCTGTTATCTTGGCGAACGTGGTGAACGCCAAGAATGGGGTTATGGCTGCGGCACCTGCCCAGCCTGTGAACTCCGTGCCCAAGGGTGGCAAGAATATAGAGCAAAAAAATCATGA
- the queE gene encoding 7-carboxy-7-deazaguanine synthase, translating to MTYSIKEIFLSLQGEGIQSGKISLFCRFSGCNLWNGLEKDREKSICKFCDTDFIGTNGAYGGKYASPENLAETIADIWEKETKSSAEKHVIFTGGEPLLQLDAPLLSALKDHGFKISLETNGSLMPSKDVLTLLDWICVSPKEEKLALTAGDELKFIYPQTHLTPESFQHLKFKHFILQPMDNENKKENTKQALNYCLTHPNWRLGLQLHKILDIE from the coding sequence GTGACATACTCCATAAAAGAAATTTTTTTGTCCCTTCAAGGTGAAGGCATACAAAGCGGTAAAATCAGTCTCTTCTGTCGTTTTTCAGGATGTAATCTCTGGAACGGCCTCGAAAAAGACAGAGAGAAATCCATTTGTAAATTCTGCGATACAGATTTTATCGGGACGAATGGTGCCTATGGCGGTAAATATGCCTCTCCGGAAAATCTAGCCGAAACCATTGCGGACATCTGGGAAAAAGAGACAAAATCCTCTGCTGAAAAACACGTTATTTTTACAGGTGGTGAGCCCTTACTCCAGCTTGACGCTCCCCTTCTCAGCGCTCTAAAAGATCATGGCTTTAAAATTTCTCTTGAGACAAATGGCTCTCTCATGCCCTCCAAAGACGTTCTTACCTTACTGGATTGGATTTGCGTCAGCCCTAAAGAAGAGAAACTTGCGCTTACAGCAGGAGATGAGCTGAAATTCATCTACCCACAAACGCACTTAACCCCAGAATCTTTCCAGCATTTAAAGTTTAAACATTTCATTCTCCAACCAATGGATAATGAAAATAAAAAAGAAAATACCAAACAAGCCCTAAATTACTGTCTTACCCATCCGAATTGGCGACTTGGCTTACAACTTCATAAAATCCTTGATATTGAATGA